A DNA window from Medicago truncatula cultivar Jemalong A17 unplaced genomic scaffold, MtrunA17r5.0-ANR MtrunA17Chr0c01, whole genome shotgun sequence contains the following coding sequences:
- the LOC25479793 gene encoding GDSL esterase/lipase At5g45910 — protein sequence MNVSTLFLITFTCGFLQNVVSNANPLSYEAFFNFGDSISDTGNAASIFLPMPNPIPYGSSYFKHPSGRMSNGRLIIDFIAEAYGLPFLPAYENKSIDQDIKKGVNFAFAGATVLNVEYYVKNGLPLPDTNNSLSIQLGWFKNIKPLLCKSKEDCNIYFKKSLFIVGEIGGNDIMKHMKHKTVIELREIVPFMVKAITNTTNVLIEEGAVELVVPGNFPMGCSAAMFTLVNSNKKEDYDEFGCLIAYNNLIEYFNGQLKNSIETLRQKHPEVKIIYFDYYNDAKCLYQTPQQYGFDKDAIFKACCGGCGSLIATVCSDPSKRINWDGPHFTEAAYKLIAKGLVEGPFSNPSLKSPLFKIA from the exons ATGAATGTATCCACTCTCTTCCTCATCACCTTCACATGTGGTTTTCTACAAAATGTAGTTTCAAATGCAAATCCTCTCTCATATGAAGCTTTCTTTAACTTTGGTGATTCTATAAGTGACACTGGAAATGCTGCATCTATCTTTCTACCTATGCCTAACCCTATTCCTTATGGTTCTAGTTACTTTAAACATCCTTCAGGACGTATGTCAAATGGACGACTGATCATAGATTTTATTG CCGAGGCATATGGGTTGCCGTTTTTGCCTGCCTATGAGAATAAAAGCATAGACCAAGATATCAAAAAAGGAGTAAATTTTGCATTTGCTGGTGCCACTGTGCTCAATGTTGAGTATTATGTCAAAAACGGGCTTCCTCTTCCAGATACAAATAACTCATTGAGCATTCAACTTGGATGGTTCAAGAATATCAAACCCCTCCTCTGTAAAAGCAAAGAAG ATTGCAATATCTACTTCAAGAAATCATTGTTTATAGTTGGAGAAATTGGTGGGAACGATATTATGAAGCATATGAAGCATAAAACTGTTATAGAACTTCGAGAAATAGTTCCCTTTATGGTTAAAGCCATTACTAACACCACAAAT GTGCTAATCGAAGAAGGAGCTGTAGAGCTAGTGGTACCTGGGAATTTTCCGATGGGATGCAGTGCTGCAATGTTCACATTGGTGAATAGTAATAAGAAAGAAGACTATGATGAATTTGGGTGCTTAATAGCTTACAATAATTTAATAGAGTACTTTAACGGGCAACTAAAAAATTCTATAGAGACACTAAGACAGAAGCACCCTGAAGTTAAGATAATATACTTTGACTACTATAATGATGCCAAATGTTTATATCAAACACCGCAACAATATG GTTTTGATAAGGATGCTATTTTCAAAGCATGTTGTGGAGGATGTGGATCACTTATCGCTACAGTTTGCTCTGATCCTTCAAAACGTATAAATTGGGACGGACCACACTTTACTGAAGCAGCTTATAAGCTAATAGCAAAAGGGCTAGTTGAGGGTCCATTTTCAAATCCTTCTCTTAAATCCCCTCTTTTCAAAATAGCTTAG